From Cryptococcus deuterogattii R265 chromosome 13, complete sequence:
TTCGTCGTCTCCCACCGACGGTGAACTTTCTGTCTCTGACGTTGTTCAATAGGGCGTGGCGTACCAGCCTGAAGGACAGCTAGCAGCTAGCTCAGATGCCAACTCTGCCAAGTGAGTATTTCGCAGTCCGTTTTCTTGTTATGTCTGATTGGCGCTGATCGTCCATTTAGCGGTGGCTTCCCCGAACCGTATGTCCAAACATGTTTCTTGAAATCATCAGCTGACGCGTTGATAAAGCTCGTCATTCTATGATCCACTCTCGTCACCGCAGAACTGCACAAGAGACTTGCCATACCTTCAGCAACTCGGTGTCAATGCGATTAGAGTGTATAGCGTCAACTCCAGTCTGAACCACGACGACTGTATGAAGATGTTCAATGATGCTGGTATCTACGTGCTGTAAGTATGGATCCATTTCCTAACGTATGGTGATGCGCGATGTGTGGATGGAAGCACCGAGGTCCAAGTGCCATGTATGAGCGTCAGCTGACTCGCGATGGCAGGCTGGATGTTTCCTTACCACTGAACGGAAGCATCGACCGATCAAGTCCGTCATGGTCAACAAATCTCCTCAATAGTTATATAGAAACTATTGATGCTTTCATGAACTATGGAAATATTCTTGGTTTCAACATTGGAAATGAAGTGGTCAACCTCGTGTCCAATACCAATGCTGCTCGTGCGTCCAtcattccatctttctttaAAGTTTGACTGACGGAAAACAGCCTTTGTCAAAGCTGCTGCTCGTGACGTCAAAGCGTACTTGAAGTCTGCCGGATCATCTGCCCTCGTTGGATACGCCGCCGTCGATGGCCAGGCGGATTTCAGAAATTCTCTAGCCGAGTATTTGACTTGCGGAGGGGACAGCATTGCGGTCGACCTTTACGGTTAGTAGCTTCTGgtatttctttctttaACTGATATGGGCAGGTCTCAACAACTATGAGTGGTGCGGTAATGAGAACGTTAACTCATCAAATTGGAATATCATCACCGAGGGGTTCAGTAATTTGCCTGTTGCCACCTACATGTCAGAGTTTGGGTAAGTGATGTTTCATGTTCTGCGACTGTTCTGACCTTGTGTTCAGCTGTATTACCAGCCCTCCTCGTCTTTGGACAGAAGTCACCGCTCTATTTGCTTCCCCCGTCTCAGACGTCTTTAGCGGTGGCGTTGCCTTTTCCTATTTTCCTACTTCTGATGGCTACGGCATGGTCACCATCTCTAACAACAATACGTAAGTCATTTACGTTATGATAGTGCGCTGAATGTATCTAGTGTAACCGTATCAGACGACTTTACTCGCCTCGCTACCCAATACAACTCTAGCTCCCCACCCAATTCTCCCGCTAAATCATCCGTCACTGCCAATAAGACCGACTGCCCTGCCGAGTCTAGTTCCCTCCTTGCCAGCTCTACCC
This genomic window contains:
- a CDS encoding 1,3-beta-glucanosyltransferase, whose amino-acid sequence is MRLPSLALAGIQLLTMVAALPNITRTGKYLYDESGHRFYIKGVAYQPEGQLAASSDANSANGGFPEPSSFYDPLSSPQNCTRDLPYLQQLGVNAIRVYSVNSSLNHDDCMKMFNDAGIYVLLDVSLPLNGSIDRSSPSWSTNLLNSYIETIDAFMNYGNILGFNIGNEVVNLVSNTNAAPFVKAAARDVKAYLKSAGSSALVGYAAVDGQADFRNSLAEYLTCGGDSIAVDLYGLNNYEWCGNENVNSSNWNIITEGFSNLPVATYMSEFGCITSPPRLWTEVTALFASPVSDVFSGGVAFSYFPTSDGYGMVTISNNNTVTVSDDFTRLATQYNSSSPPNSPAKSSVTANKTDCPAESSSLLASSTLPPTPDEKFCNCINENSLSCIVKQSSANSPEIVGALLDYTCSLLGSTDSSASCDPIAGNGTSGTYGQLSFCSPAIKLSYVMSTYYQFNPKDTSCDFAGNATLSANRPNTVQDANAAASSCLAAEPSGGVFTPTAPGSDAATATSSGAPSGSTSSAASSDSAASTSGGLRSITVVGGTLTALVGIAGILVGGSATLL